The Actinocorallia herbida DNA window GTGCAGCGGCGTCTTCTCCCAGTCGAAGCTGACGCGCCGCGGCTTGATCGGCGGATGCCGCTCGTCGACCTCGAAGTCGGGCATGCGGTCCTCCAGCATCACACGGGTCACGACAGACTCCGCACTATGCCGAACGGCACCGGGGCGGGACCACTGCGGATCATGACAAACGGCCCGCCGAATCCCTCTTCACTCTGACAATTTCCCCGGGTGGCCCGTCCCGGGACGCAGGCCGGCGCCGGGGTGCTCGTTCATCACCCGGCGGAGTCCCGGCACGCACAGGAACAGCACGACGCCGACGGCGATCGCGAACACCCCGGACCACAGGAAGTAGACGGGGCTGGTGCCGCCGTTCGACAGCCGGGCGACCTGGCCGCCGATGGAGTCCCCGACGGACACGGCGAGGAACCACACGCCCATCATCTGGGAGCTGAACATCGCGGGCGCGAGCCGGGTCGTCACCGACAGGCCGACGGGGCTGAGGCACAGCTCGCCGCAGGTCTGCATGAGGTAGACCAGCACCAGCCACAGGATCGACACCTTGACGCCGGTCGAGGCGATCGAGGCCGCCGCCGACATCGCGACGAAGCTGAGCCCGGCGAGGACCAGCGCGATGGCGAACTTCAGCGGGGTGCTCACCCGGTCGCCGAGCCTCACCCACAGGGCGGCGAAGACCGGCGCCAGGATGATGATGAAGATCGGGTTGATGTTCTGGGTCCAGCTCGACGGCATCTCCCAGCCGAAGACGCTCAGATCCGTGGACGTGGCGGCGAACGTCGTCAGGGTGGTGGCGGCCTGGTCGAAGATCATCCAGAACACCGCGGCGGCGGCGAACAGCGCGAGGTAGACCTTCATCCGGCTCTTCTCGTCCGCGGTCAGGCCGTGGTCGCCGAGCAGGATGTAGCAGAAGTACGCGATCGGGACGGCGACCGCGACGATCGTCAGGAAGACGGTCGCCGCGTCGAGGGTGAGGAACCCGGCGAGCGCGGCGACGACCGCGAGCAGCACCAGCGCGAGCAGCGCGATCCCGACGACCTTCATCGCCCGGTTCCGCTCGTGCGGGGTGAGCGGGTGCGTCGGCCGCGCGCCGATCCCGCGCAGTCCCTTGCCGCCGGCGACGTACTGCACGATGCCGAGGAACATGCCGACGGCCGCGCACGCGAACCCCAGGTGGTAGTTGACGTTCTGGCCCAGCCAGCCGACCACGAACGGGGCGAGGGAGCCGATGTTGATGCCCATGTAGAAGAGCGAGAAGCCCGCGTCGCGGTGCGCCGCGTCCCTGTCGTCGTACAGGTGGCCGACCATCGTGGAGATGTTCGGCTTGAGCAGGCCGGTCCCGGCGACGATGAGGGCGAGGCCCAGGTAGATCCAGCCGGCTCCGCCGGGCACCGCCATCGCGAGGTGACCGACCATGATGATGATCGCGCCGATGAGGACGGCCCGCTGCGGGCCGAGGATCCGGTCGGCGATCCAGCCGCCGGGCAGGGCGGCGAGGTAGACCATCGCGTTGTAGACGCCGACGACGGCCGCCGCGGTGCCCGTGCTCAGGCCGAGGCCGCCGTCGATGATCGCCGTCGACAGGAACAGGGCGAGGATGGCCCGCATCCCGTAGAAGCTGAACCGCTCCCACAGTTCGGTCATGAACAGGGTGGCGAGCGGTCGCGGATGCCCGAAGAACGTCTTCTCGCGCGGCTGGTCTGTCGACGTCACGCACCGTGCGTACCCTTGGTGATCTCCGGTGACGGCCGGTGTGCGGCAAGTGTTCGGCAATGGGCGTTCGCCCTGTCCCGGACGACGCCCGGTGGGCATCCGGCCACGATCGGGCGCAAATCAGGAAACAGGTCTTGTCTGTCGTGGCCGTCCGTGGTCCGATAGACGCTCTCCCCTCGCCATAAGTAAAGATTTACGACGGAGGCGCGCCACCCATGAGCACCACCACGGCCATCCAGGAGGAGCGGGCCGCGTTCGACGCTCAGATCGCGGGACGGACCATTTGCACGGTCCTCAGCGAGACCGCCGCCAAGCACGGCGACCTGCCCGCGTACACCGACCTCGGTGGCGCGACCCTCTCCTGGGCCGACGTCCGGGAACGCACCCTCAGGATCGCGGCCGGTTTCGCCGCCCTCGGCCTCCAGCAGGGCGAGGTCGTCGCCCTCATGCTGTCCAACAGGTCCGAGCACATCCTCGCCGACCTGGGCACGGTGCACGCGGGCGGCGTGCCCAGTACCGTGTACGCGACCCTCGCGCCCGACCAGGTGCAGTACGTCGCCGACAACTCCTCGGCCGCCTACGCGGTCCTGGAAGGCGCCGACCAGCTCGCGCGCTGGCAGCCGGTCATCGACCAGCTGCCCAAGCTGCGGAAGGTCATCGTCCTCGACGACGTGCCCGAAGGCGACCTGTACGTCTCCTGGGCGGACTTCCTCGCCCTCGGCGAGAGCACCTACGCGGCCGAGCCCCAGATCGTCGAGGACCGGATCAAGGCGGTCAAG harbors:
- a CDS encoding peptide MFS transporter, with product MTSTDQPREKTFFGHPRPLATLFMTELWERFSFYGMRAILALFLSTAIIDGGLGLSTGTAAAVVGVYNAMVYLAALPGGWIADRILGPQRAVLIGAIIIMVGHLAMAVPGGAGWIYLGLALIVAGTGLLKPNISTMVGHLYDDRDAAHRDAGFSLFYMGINIGSLAPFVVGWLGQNVNYHLGFACAAVGMFLGIVQYVAGGKGLRGIGARPTHPLTPHERNRAMKVVGIALLALVLLAVVAALAGFLTLDAATVFLTIVAVAVPIAYFCYILLGDHGLTADEKSRMKVYLALFAAAAVFWMIFDQAATTLTTFAATSTDLSVFGWEMPSSWTQNINPIFIIILAPVFAALWVRLGDRVSTPLKFAIALVLAGLSFVAMSAAASIASTGVKVSILWLVLVYLMQTCGELCLSPVGLSVTTRLAPAMFSSQMMGVWFLAVSVGDSIGGQVARLSNGGTSPVYFLWSGVFAIAVGVVLFLCVPGLRRVMNEHPGAGLRPGTGHPGKLSE